Proteins encoded by one window of Desulfovibrio ferrophilus:
- a CDS encoding rhodanese-like domain-containing protein, giving the protein MDRSNETSIQARSGLRTLKLWSLMTLVLMMVIASGCGNLEDGENTLSARQAWELVRERPDEVVVLDVRTPEEVATGIIPGAQVINFYDSQFEARIAGLDRGRIYLVYCHSGGRSATTINRMRSLGFADVRHVGGGIVEWLREGLPLVRSGDS; this is encoded by the coding sequence ATGGACAGAAGCAATGAGACGAGTATCCAGGCGCGAAGTGGATTGAGGACGCTGAAATTGTGGTCGTTGATGACCCTCGTCCTGATGATGGTCATTGCCTCGGGATGTGGGAATCTCGAGGATGGAGAGAACACCCTGAGTGCACGTCAGGCCTGGGAGCTTGTCAGGGAACGACCAGACGAAGTGGTTGTTCTGGATGTGAGAACCCCGGAGGAGGTCGCAACAGGAATCATCCCCGGAGCGCAGGTCATCAATTTTTATGACTCGCAGTTCGAGGCGCGCATCGCCGGATTGGACCGAGGGAGAATCTATTTGGTCTACTGTCACTCGGGTGGCAGGAGTGCGACAACCATCAACCGGATGCGCTCTCTGGGATTTGCAGATGTCAGGCATGTGGGTGGTGGCATTGTGGAATGGCTACGCGAAGGGCTGCCTTTGGTCCGGTCTGGCGATAGCTAA